A region of the Maniola jurtina chromosome 11, ilManJurt1.1, whole genome shotgun sequence genome:
cttgataattttattttttatcgcaTATTATTATTGTGCATCCTCATATTATCTAACAAACAAATtacgtttttttaaaactaagtaggtaggtatatattttttgttgaataaatactatacctatacatacctatctacttgaTAGATACATATTCTACgtctaaaatatatatttaaatttctGTCTTACTTTAAAATCTTAATTTGTGATAAATATTCTAAaacactaatttaaaaaaacagaaaGGTCAAACTTTACCTAGGTAATATGGCAAGAAAGGATGCCAGAATGAAAATAttccaaaaaatgttaattgaaaCATCGATACCccgattattttattgattgaaaactaaagtaggtaccttgaaCTTGTCCAAAAACTTCAAATTCAACTGCAACTAGGCTATTTGGATCTTCAGCGCCCATTTTGAAGAATTTCCTTCCACCTTTGCACTCGAAATaacaaaactaattaaaaattataaacaaaaaataagttAACTTTGTAATATTCTTAactttttagtaaaaaaaaaaactcttatgtatttatttatgtatgtagtatGTGTACTAAATAGCTCGGTAACAGTTTTGGTACTGCCGAGTGCCGCCCGCCCGCCCCAGTGCCAATCGCCCGCCCTAGATATTTTTGTGCACACTTATGTAGCTATAAATCGTAAATACATTAGTACAATGATAAGCGATGGTCGTAAACTACACTAAATTGATCTGTGCATCAAAATTCAATACTATACTTAACCGACATCGAGTTTCTACCTACCTGTATAATTTCCATATTGAACTAGCGCACCTTTACCCTGGCATGCGCCAATACGCTAAAAAAGAGAATGTACCTAATGCATTGctttagtggtctaaaaccatcttcgcattattgcctttctaatgtaACCGGTTTAGGGTACATCAGTTGGATCAGTCACATCAAAtgaatacctataatataatggGAAAGTTTGAAACTAGCGCCATCCAGTGGTAGAAAATGAGGGGTACCtaataggctggcatggtatgggcatattactagaagaatgttaaattaatgtggaaggaaaaaagaagAGCAGTATGGAAGTGTCATTATATCGTACCGTATGAATCGTGATTGTACgaacattaagaggggtctctccgtcattcgctccatacaaacgtagttccaatttcatttgaatattaagcaatcaaagtccatgaaattttgcagacatattctagaaactaatatctgtgccgttttagatttttctaaaaatatatagtttcaaaattacaggagctcaaagatttgtacgtgaatttttaagaccgcgtaactttgaaaccgaatattttaacagaaatcaggaaaaccacagacatggatattagtttctagaatatatctgcaaaatttcatggactttggttgcttcatacacaaatgaaattggaactacgtttgtatggagcgagtgacggagagacccctcttaaaacaaAAGCAGTGGCTATTTAAAACAAGGCTTGTCCTCGCTTTGCGGACGCGGGGCGGCGGGCAGGCAGCGGGCCGGCAGGGGCGCGGAGTGGCCAGTTCCGCTAATGACAATTATCTCATTGTTCTGATTGAAAAATCTGCTTCCTAATCAACTGTCCGACGATCTTTGGGAACCGCAATGCTTAggatataataatacctactaataaccGTCAACCGATGTCAAGGAGAGAGGAAAATAGGTAAGTGCTTCATCCAAATGTGTAATATCtccgtttttttaattaatacacATGCGCTTGGCTGCTATcacacctgctggcaagtgatgttGCAACCTAGGATGCAACGCCCGCAGACAGAGTGGTGTAGCACCGAGGCAAGGCTTCTTTTTTAGGGtactgtacctacttgaaaggtgccaacggaaccctattatctactaagcctccgctgtccagtGTATTTCGTgagtgaaccgtaataggtagagagttgtcataaaatgtgtatttcaattaccgctataacaacaaataataaagatttcGAAATAGCCGCCATagaaatttgaaaaattaaaatgttacatgtacgatggtacagaacatTTCGTGTGCAAATCCAACCCGCATGTCATTAATTTAGTTGACAGGCAACCTAACCTTGCATTAGGATGCCTGTCCACAAAAACGGAGCGGAGCACATTGAGTACCCAAGTctatattcaatattttttcaatagaattctttaaaaacaccggtcaagtgggagtcgaattcgcacacgaaggactccacaccatcgtacaagatataagtTACACTTAGTtgatgacggactgcgccatctatattatGTGATTTGAATGAATTTTTAGTtcttttcgtgaacacattttgatttattaaccgacttccaataaaggaggaggttctcaattcgtcgggatctttttttttttttatgtatgttccccgattactcagaCCTAGagatttctactttttagtgtttttggtttttgaagtcggttttatttttctttttttgtaataaactgGTTCTCGGagttttctctttacttgtgctttaagaccttcCTAACTGTTAAATTTTATGATTACTAGGTCTCGTTCACATAAAAGTACCTTtcttccttttgatgtacgaaCCCTAAATAACTCGAAGGGTTTTCCTGTAGCCACAAAGCGTGTAGGTACTCTGTAAATTCTGTGTAAGCGTTTgacattttgtaataaaaaactgtttatatAACGAATGACTTTATTTTAAGGAATTTATACAAAAAACACTTATTCACATAATTTTATATAGTAACGCAGCTCAACCATGGCGTTTACGTATTTTCGCTTCAATTCTCTCCTTGCACTCTGCTAGCTTCTTCAAAACAGCTTCGTCGATTGATtccaactgaaaaaaaaaaaaatcttaattcatCAGAAATCTTCATACAAAAAGTGTCCtacaaaaaattttcaaaaataaaataaaaaaccgacttcaacaaccacaaacactaaaaagtaaaaaatcatttaatttattactgaatataaattatgtatacaagagttaataatATAGTtctaaattaacattttttggagtcggtgccaatgagatgccaatgtggagtcactttatttatttgatgttttgacagattttctatacaaaaaccTCAGATTCGtcagataaaaattatttaacgattgaaaaatcggctcttagtaaactaattatttcttcGAGAAAATAAATCTTACATGCCAAAGCATGatcttgaaaaggcctatgtccagcagtgggcgtatacaggctgatggaataaAAACACTTACTTCGTGAATGAAATTTTCTTTAATGCTGGCCAGTTCGTCGAGTTCGGCcgctttttctttttcataCTGTTCTGTCAACTCTTGGAGTTCCACCACTTTTTGCGCATCCCTTATGGATTTCTCTGCGCTTTTCTTATCCTTTTCTTCGGCATCACGTAGGTCACTAGAAAAAAATCAAGTCATTAAACCATTTAATTGAAACTAGCGACGGCTTCGCTCAGCAAAAcataaatcttttttattctCTATCCTGTAGGAATTTCTGGGGGTGTAACTCAGCTTTTTAGGTTGAAGGGTTGTGGCTTGCAACAGTTTGAGAGAATGTAGCGTCTACATATATGGACACCCCCCATTATATCCCCTCCACGTCGTCCAAAGTTCACCTACTGTATGAAcaagactagcttatgcccgcggcttcacccacATGAACTacacaaacccctattttattccCTTGgggcttgaattttcaaaaaatcttagCGGATATATACATCATAACAGGTATGAacatgctaaatttcagcccaatccgtctgatagtttgagctgtgcattgatagatcagtcagtcaatcatttTTCCCTTAACAGGCTTTATAATGGAtaagctaataataatatttgtaaagcATCGCAACCCACCTCTTTGCCTGGGCGCGCTCCTCCTGGCGCTTACGACCGGCCTCCTGGCGCTTTCTACCTGCCTCCACTCGCGCGGCGCTTAGCTCCGCGAACTGAGCTTCAAGCTCACTGAGCTCCACATTCAGTTTCTCTTGCTCATCCTCTTTGTTCTCTGTATCTTCGTTCTCGCAGTCCCtgtaacattttattatttttatttggctAATTCTGAGTGCTTAGTGTGATGGAGAGTTTTACATCTTACCATTAATAGAATTCGAGCGACGGAACACATTAAGCTCAGagtaaaatgggcctaaatttCCTGGATTAAAGTCCAAAATTCAATACCTGGTTTCTCAATGGCTGTAGAATGTAAATGTATGGATgaactttaaaacaagactgtttagttctattttattttaacgctGAAGTATTTCGCCGCCCGAATtctaaaaattgaaatgtaaaatctcatactaagcacactgttGCCCATAAGCTCTAAACGAAAATGAAATGACAGTTCTAAATGTATTGTTATCCCTTTCATATTGCTCCCTGCACAAAAGAGAGAGAAGTAGGTATGCTATAAACTCACCTCAAGCTGTCAGTCAGATTGATGATATCATACAGCAAGACGTTAGCGCTGTCCAGGTTGGGTTTGATGGACTGCAGATTCTTCAAACTGGTTTCCTTCTGCATCAGCGTCGCCTGCAGCATATTCAGCTTCTCTTCAGCGTCCTGAACGTTTTGTGTCGCTTGCTCCACCTGAGTCATGGAAGATAAAAGGGTTTgaacatttttgtatggaaccTGTCATACCTTCAAGTCTGCTACTTTGGTAAAACCTCGTCAAAAAGCATTCAGTTATGTTGTAAGTAATATACTTTCTGagatatttgatttttaaactGTAGATAAATAAAGCattaataattttgaactcaaatAACTCAGAAACCGTAGGTATACCAACTAGGTTCAAtgcctttttacccgactgcagcaaagccaaaaggaagggttgtatgtatgtatgtatgtttgtatccagattctgtgtgttccaccgtagcgcctaaactactgggccgattttgataaatgaggtgtcaagtGTCAGTTACgtctccaaatatttttttgctattgtatcgagcgggatgtcaaatgaaagaggagaaaattctgagttcatgaatataaatttactacaacattaaaatataccaagcgacaagcAAACAATATTACTCAAATATTTCAGCTTTTAAGATGATCACAGTCggtttttagttttcaacattATTTCGTTAATAACAAATTACaaacaaatcatttttttaaataggtactacaTTCATTGGTGGTTCAGAAGTGTAATGTGCATCCTTTATCCGTTATCTTATAATATCTCACCTGCGCCTTGATGTCCTCAGCATCGTACACTCTCAAGGCGCGTTTCTTGTCCACTTCTGTGACCAACGAGTCCCGAAGTCCCTTCTTCTGCTCAAGTAAGATGTGCATTTGGCGGTACTCTTTTTGTAGAGCTTCTAGTTCCTGCTTGTCtttgtcttcttcttctttctcttGTTTGAGTTCTTCTtcatattgttttatttcacgGTCTATCTAAAGGGTTCATTAATAGAAtgagtatttaataaaatatttagctttctaataataataagctaAATATCTCAGATATCACATGATGCATTACTGTTATAACaggatataattatttaaattaattataacaattatataaaaacaaataactaattaattaatttaggaTTAAATGAGatgaaaggtttaaaaaaagttcAATATGAAATATCCGTAACTAAAACTATGATATAGTTACGCCACTGTGGAGGGTCATGTGTTTGTAAAAAATTTGAACCATATTCTATGCCttgctttataatataataataattatgtttgcAATTTAATACTTACATTTTTAAGTCTCCCTGCTCTTTCAGCTTTTTCTGCAAACTGTTTGTTGAGCAATTCCAAGcagttattttttttgtctgtcaaCATTCTGACCTGtaaaaatgaaacaattttTGAAGTATTGGAGATGCAGGAGTAACTTTGTGAacgtccatgatatacaaggaaccacaaGTATCACTATAATTGACCAAATCAGATAAATCTGTATAGTACAATGTGCAGCATGCTATATGCACCACCCACCATCCCACTACTAACGTAGCAGGAAAAGCAAAACACATCACCACATAAATATATGGTTGGTTACTTACCTTATCAGTTTTGGAGAACAGCTCCTCTTCATAAGGAGCAATGTCAGCCATGCGCTCCTCCCTGAACAGCATCAGGTTGAACAGCAGCAGCAGCATGGTGTGGGAGGTGGCATGCGTCGGCTGCAGCAGCTGGGTGATGGTGTTGGTGAAGGCAAACTGGGTGATGTGGTTGAACGCTCGGGTTGTGTTGATGACTGGCAGCAGGTCCCAGTAGAAGTACAAGTTTTCATTTCTTTCTTCTTCGGGTGGTggctgtaataaaattattgttatatatGGATTTGTGGATTGTGTCCATGAATACAGTAAATTTCCAAGTTCGACTTTTCTAAAAGTGCTTTAGTGGACTCTATGGACTCTCTGGTTGTCAATGGTGATGCTGTAAAATATGTGagaagttaaataaaagtatatttatgtGTTTAATCTGAGTTTATGGTTAACATTGTTTACTATATTATGATATCTGCAACTCTTTCTaattggatttaggttttttaaaaatccagtgggaactgtttgattttccaggataaaaagtacctatcatAGAAatggttcaaatgaaattatttgCATAAGCATTGTTGTGATGTGATTGGTTAGATGTTACAGTAAATTGCTTAATACAATAGAATGGCATTTATGAGTAAGATTTGTGATCAAAAGTGGTTGTCCTTGCTAGATTTTATCAATCTGTGTTAGCAGCCAGCCCTCTCCCTCGCATACACTAATGTGGTTTAGTAGTtgcaccatcatcatcatcaacccattgccggcccactactgagcatgagtATTCTCTTACAATGAGACGGTCTACCAGGTAAAGTGTGGATTGGAAAACTTTAcacttttgaaaatattatagtgaATTCTAAGGCAGGtaggttttctcacaatgttaTCCTTCACCATTACAGTGagtgatatattattttaattactgaAAAAGCAGGTAACTCCAAAAATGTATTATAGGTGTGTGCCCATGATTCAACTCTCAACACTTGCTATAAGTGGCAGACCTCTTACGCACAAGGCTATCACTACTCtaaatatcagtatggattgaTATGGAAATTATACCTACCGCAAGTATAGCATCTTTATCAATACCCAAGCGGTCAAACAGCAGGAACAGGGCACTCATCAAAGCATGAGGCTTCTTCATGTCTTCAGCTACCAGTAAGACGTCTGGAAAAATCTCCTTCCAGCACTCTATCAGGTTTTCCGCAGTTATTGCTGGAAAACCATTAACACATTATAGTATGGCAAGGATtgacatcaaaataaataatattgtttttatttttagcacATGTTTTCTTTATGCTATTAAAATATCTCCTGTCTCCACCCCTACAATGCCGGCTTCTCTCGGCGCCCTTTAATGTCTCCATGACCGTTGTTTGTGTAATTTCCGTAAATTAAATCTATGAATAAACCATCAATGGCAAAAACTTAATATCAACTATCTTATGTCTTTTGAACATCGATGCTTCCATCAAGTTTCCACTTAAATAAACCATAACGATTTAATAATGCGTGGTAAAACCACTTACTTTTCACATCCATGTCTGATTTTAACTTTCAGTGCacttttactataatttttatattgtgTATGAAGCTAATATCTAAAAAATACTCCCGACTCCTGTATGAAGTTTTATATAAAG
Encoded here:
- the LOC123869298 gene encoding DNA ligase 1-like, which produces MDVKTITAENLIECWKEIFPDVLLVAEDMKKPHALMSALFLLFDRLGIDKDAILAPPPEEERNENLYFYWDLLPVINTTRAFNHITQFAFTNTITQLLQPTHATSHTMLLLLFNLMLFREERMADIAPYEEELFSKTDKVRMLTDKKNNCLELLNKQFAEKAERAGRLKNIDREIKQYEEELKQEKEEEDKDKQELEALQKEYRQMHILLEQKKGLRDSLVTEVDKKRALRVYDAEDIKAQVEQATQNVQDAEEKLNMLQATLMQKETSLKNLQSIKPNLDSANVLLYDIINLTDSLRDCENEDTENKEDEQEKLNVELSELEAQFAELSAARVEAGRKRQEAGRKRQEERAQAKSDLRDAEEKDKKSAEKSIRDAQKVVELQELTEQYEKEKAAELDELASIKENFIHELESIDEAVLKKLAECKERIEAKIRKRHG